A single genomic interval of Mycolicibacterium holsaticum DSM 44478 = JCM 12374 harbors:
- a CDS encoding NAD(P)H-binding protein codes for MRVIIAGGHGNIARILERMLTQRGDSVAGIIRNPAHSADLEQDGVEPVLLDMEAASAEDVAAHLDGVDAVVFAAGAGPGSGAIRKETVDRAAAVLLADAAEAAGVRRYVMISAIGADAEAPDEAGNPVFVAYLRAKGAADDDVRSRDGLDATIVRPGLLTDDPGTGTVTVAEETGHGRIPREDVAAVLLAVLDTPGTAGRTFEVVSGDTPIHEAVERIADRR; via the coding sequence ATGCGCGTCATCATCGCGGGCGGCCACGGCAACATCGCCAGGATCCTGGAACGGATGCTGACCCAGCGCGGCGACTCGGTCGCCGGCATCATCCGCAATCCCGCCCATAGCGCGGACCTCGAACAAGACGGCGTCGAACCCGTGCTGCTGGACATGGAGGCGGCCTCCGCCGAGGACGTCGCGGCCCATCTCGACGGTGTCGACGCGGTGGTCTTCGCCGCAGGCGCCGGTCCGGGCAGCGGAGCCATCCGCAAGGAAACCGTCGACCGCGCCGCGGCGGTGCTGTTGGCCGATGCGGCGGAGGCGGCCGGAGTCCGCCGCTACGTGATGATTTCGGCGATCGGTGCCGACGCCGAGGCCCCCGACGAGGCAGGCAACCCGGTATTCGTGGCCTACCTGCGCGCCAAGGGTGCGGCCGACGACGACGTACGCTCCCGCGATGGTCTTGACGCCACGATCGTGCGCCCCGGCCTGCTGACCGACGACCCCGGCACGGGCACGGTGACGGTCGCCGAGGAAACCGGACACGGCCGCATTCCCCGCGAGGACGTCGCCGCCGTTCTGCTTGCCGTGCTCGACACGCCGGGCACCGCAGGCCGGACTTTCGAAGTGGTTTCCGGTGATACGCCGATCCACGAAGCCGTCGAGCGCATCGCGGACCGCCGTTGA
- a CDS encoding acyl-CoA synthetase, with protein MNLFALLDQAASRLGDRGAVYRGERQLHTWNELRDRVLRLAATFGPAGTRIAVASENRPEIIELMFAVWAAECVYVPLNYKLHPREMHQILEDSGAALAFASPKIAEGLGDAEIIGSASYSQRLSAPPVTAPADTDPAALAWLFYTSGTTGRSKGAMLSHRNLMAMTVAHLADFDSPDADCSLVHGAPMSHGSGLYIPPYVLRGARQVLPDSGTFEPDEFLDLCEHHPGASAFLAPTMVQRLVQTGRARPGNLRTIVYGGGPMYVDSLKKAMAAFGAVFVQLYGQGEAPMTITGLRRADHIDTDDAILGSVGYPRSGVDVAVLRDDGTPAPPGEIGEIVCRGDVVMSGYWNNPQATAAALRNGWLCTGDMGSFDERGYLTLRDRSKDVVISGGSNIYPREVEEVLLEHPGVTEAGVVGAPDEEWGEIVVAFIVGSVSAAELDAHLLERIARFKRPKRYEFIDELPKNSYGKVLKRELRARLAT; from the coding sequence GTGAACCTGTTCGCGCTGCTCGACCAGGCCGCCAGCCGGCTGGGTGATCGCGGCGCGGTGTATCGCGGTGAGCGACAACTGCACACGTGGAATGAGTTGAGGGACCGGGTGCTGCGCCTGGCCGCCACGTTCGGTCCTGCCGGCACCCGCATCGCGGTCGCCAGCGAGAACCGCCCGGAGATCATCGAGTTGATGTTCGCGGTGTGGGCCGCCGAATGTGTCTACGTGCCGCTGAACTACAAGCTGCACCCGCGCGAGATGCACCAGATCCTCGAGGACTCCGGTGCGGCGCTGGCGTTCGCATCGCCCAAGATCGCCGAAGGGCTCGGGGACGCCGAAATCATCGGCAGCGCAAGCTATTCCCAGCGTCTTTCCGCGCCACCTGTCACCGCACCGGCGGACACCGACCCGGCGGCGCTGGCGTGGCTGTTCTACACCAGCGGAACCACGGGCCGCTCCAAGGGCGCAATGCTTTCCCACCGCAACCTGATGGCGATGACCGTCGCGCACCTGGCCGACTTCGACTCCCCGGACGCCGATTGCAGCCTGGTGCACGGTGCGCCGATGTCGCACGGGTCGGGTCTCTACATCCCGCCGTATGTGCTGCGCGGCGCTAGGCAGGTGCTGCCCGACTCCGGCACGTTCGAACCCGACGAGTTCCTCGACCTGTGCGAGCACCATCCCGGTGCCAGCGCGTTCCTGGCACCCACCATGGTCCAGCGGCTGGTGCAGACGGGCCGCGCCCGCCCAGGCAACCTGCGCACGATCGTCTACGGCGGCGGCCCGATGTACGTCGACAGCCTCAAGAAGGCGATGGCCGCGTTCGGCGCGGTCTTCGTGCAACTCTACGGTCAGGGTGAGGCGCCGATGACGATCACCGGCCTGCGCCGCGCCGACCACATCGACACCGACGACGCAATCCTGGGCTCCGTCGGCTACCCGCGCTCGGGCGTCGACGTCGCGGTGCTTCGCGACGACGGCACCCCGGCCCCGCCCGGCGAGATCGGCGAAATCGTCTGCCGCGGTGACGTTGTCATGTCCGGCTACTGGAACAACCCGCAGGCCACCGCGGCGGCGCTGCGAAACGGGTGGCTGTGCACCGGGGACATGGGTTCGTTCGACGAACGCGGCTACCTCACGTTGCGCGACCGCAGCAAGGACGTCGTGATCAGCGGCGGCAGCAATATCTACCCGCGCGAAGTCGAAGAGGTTCTGCTCGAGCACCCGGGCGTGACCGAGGCCGGTGTCGTCGGAGCACCCGACGAGGAGTGGGGTGAGATCGTGGTCGCGTTCATCGTCGGGTCGGTGTCGGCCGCCGAACTCGACGCGCACCTGCTCGAGCGCATCGCCCGGTTCAAGCGGCCCAAACGCTACGAGTTCATCGACGAGTTGCCGAAGAACAGCTACGGCAAGGTGCTCAAGCGCGAGCTGCGCGCCCGGCTGGCCACCTAG
- a CDS encoding SDR family NAD(P)-dependent oxidoreductase: MQVAIVTGASSGIGFGCATKLAEAGMAVLGAGRDRSRLAELETAIGDPDRVATVAVDLTAEDGPQQIVQTALDRWGRIDFLINNAGVGSPKPLHETDDESLDYFLGLMLRAPFRLARDVIVHMQPGSAIINVTSTFAVVGGLRGGAYSAAKGGLTALTTHIACQYGPQGIRCNAVAPGVTLTPMVASRLEDERFRKINTEMTPYPRLGKVEDLASTVAFLCSEGASFINGQTIVVDGGWSSTKYLSDFALNSEWVAR, translated from the coding sequence ATGCAGGTAGCGATCGTGACGGGCGCGAGCAGCGGCATCGGCTTCGGCTGCGCGACCAAACTCGCCGAGGCGGGCATGGCCGTGCTCGGGGCCGGCCGCGACCGCAGCAGGCTGGCCGAACTGGAAACGGCGATCGGCGATCCGGACCGGGTGGCCACCGTCGCCGTCGACCTGACCGCCGAGGACGGTCCGCAGCAGATCGTGCAGACCGCACTGGACCGGTGGGGCCGCATCGACTTCCTCATCAACAACGCGGGCGTGGGCAGCCCCAAACCGCTGCACGAAACCGACGACGAAAGCCTGGATTATTTCCTGGGTTTGATGCTGCGCGCGCCGTTCCGGCTGGCCCGCGACGTGATCGTGCACATGCAACCGGGCTCGGCGATCATCAACGTGACGTCGACGTTCGCCGTCGTCGGCGGGCTACGCGGCGGGGCGTACTCGGCGGCCAAGGGCGGGCTGACGGCGCTGACCACCCACATCGCCTGCCAGTACGGCCCCCAGGGCATCCGGTGCAACGCCGTCGCTCCGGGGGTGACGCTGACGCCGATGGTGGCCAGCCGCCTCGAGGACGAGCGGTTCCGCAAGATCAACACCGAGATGACCCCGTATCCGCGCCTCGGCAAGGTCGAGGACCTGGCGAGCACCGTGGCGTTCTTGTGCTCGGAGGGCGCCAGTTTCATCAACGGGCAGACCATCGTCGTCGACGGCGGCTGGAGTTCGACCAAGTACCTGTCGGACTTCGCGCTGAACTCCGAGTGGGTTGCGCGGTGA
- a CDS encoding AMP-binding protein produces the protein MRVEEARAADAYRRGLWVHETLADALRDAARATPQRTVLVDGNIRLDCRSLHQQASALAHSLTSRMPAGSVVSFMLPNWHEAAVVYLGATLAGMVVNPILPSLRDRELQFILSDADTRAVFVPSVFGRHDYGAMLERVTAAMSAPPEVVVLRSRGAGHTPYESLLTESGTAVLPVLNPDTVRMILYTSGTTGRPKAVLHSHNSIHALIRQIGEHWRVEHGDTFLVPSPIAHIGGSIYAFECPLLLGSTAVLMDGWRPDDAVSLMRAERVTHMAGATPFLDGLLTAARRADTRLPDLKVFICGGASVPPSLIRTAADYFENAVVSRVYGSTEVPVTTVGSLQSAEHAAGTDGRAGIADIKLVDGEIRARGPQMLVGYLRPDDEVAAFDDEGYFRTGDLGRWVDDDYLLVTGRAKDIIIRNGENISPKEVEDLLATHPGIAEIAVVGVPDARTGERACAVVVASDQQPPDLAGVRDVLLREGLAKFKIPEQVVVWDSLPKNDAGKVLKHQIQAALTSEGGPTCR, from the coding sequence GTGAGGGTCGAAGAGGCCCGCGCGGCCGACGCCTACCGCCGTGGTCTGTGGGTGCATGAGACCCTGGCCGACGCCCTTCGCGATGCCGCCCGGGCCACCCCGCAGCGAACGGTGTTGGTGGACGGAAACATTCGACTCGACTGCCGCAGCCTGCACCAGCAGGCCAGCGCCCTGGCGCACTCGCTCACCTCCCGCATGCCCGCGGGCAGCGTGGTGTCGTTCATGCTGCCGAACTGGCACGAAGCCGCCGTCGTCTACCTCGGTGCGACGCTGGCCGGCATGGTGGTGAACCCGATCCTGCCCTCGCTGCGCGACCGCGAGCTGCAGTTCATCCTGTCCGACGCCGACACCCGGGCCGTCTTCGTGCCGTCGGTCTTCGGACGCCACGATTACGGCGCGATGCTGGAGCGCGTCACCGCCGCGATGTCCGCACCGCCCGAGGTGGTGGTGCTGCGGTCCCGGGGCGCCGGGCACACGCCCTACGAGTCGCTGCTGACCGAATCGGGCACGGCGGTGTTACCGGTGCTCAACCCCGACACCGTGCGGATGATCCTCTACACCTCGGGCACCACTGGCCGTCCCAAAGCTGTGCTGCACAGCCATAACTCGATCCACGCGCTGATCCGTCAGATCGGTGAGCACTGGCGCGTCGAGCATGGTGACACGTTCCTGGTGCCGTCACCGATCGCGCATATCGGCGGGTCGATATATGCCTTCGAATGCCCGCTGCTGCTCGGCAGCACCGCGGTGCTGATGGATGGGTGGCGCCCCGACGACGCCGTATCGTTGATGCGCGCCGAGCGCGTCACGCACATGGCGGGGGCCACGCCGTTCCTCGACGGGTTGCTCACCGCCGCCCGACGGGCCGACACGCGGTTGCCCGATCTGAAGGTCTTCATCTGCGGAGGCGCGTCGGTGCCGCCGTCGTTGATCCGCACAGCGGCCGACTACTTCGAGAACGCCGTCGTGTCACGCGTCTACGGCTCCACCGAGGTGCCGGTCACGACGGTCGGCTCGCTGCAGAGCGCCGAGCATGCGGCCGGCACCGACGGCCGGGCAGGCATCGCCGACATCAAGCTGGTCGACGGCGAGATCCGGGCGCGCGGCCCGCAGATGCTCGTCGGCTACCTGCGTCCCGACGACGAGGTCGCTGCCTTCGACGATGAAGGCTACTTCCGCACAGGCGATCTGGGTCGCTGGGTCGACGACGATTATCTGCTGGTCACCGGCCGTGCGAAGGACATCATCATCCGCAACGGGGAGAACATCTCCCCCAAGGAGGTCGAGGACCTGCTCGCCACACATCCGGGCATCGCCGAGATCGCCGTGGTCGGTGTGCCCGACGCGCGCACCGGGGAACGGGCGTGCGCGGTCGTCGTCGCATCCGATCAGCAGCCACCTGACCTGGCCGGCGTCCGGGACGTGCTGCTGCGCGAAGGGCTGGCCAAGTTCAAAATCCCTGAGCAGGTGGTCGTTTGGGACAGCCTGCCGAAGAACGACGCGGGCAAGGTGCTCAAACACCAGATCCAGGCGGCGCTGACGAGCGAAGGTGGACCGACATGCAGGTAG
- a CDS encoding GntR family transcriptional regulator, whose protein sequence is MTAEPTDHRYLQVARTLRKEIVDGVYPVGSQLPTEQQLCERFEVSRYTIREALRRLRDDNLVSSRPRAGTLVVPRPAANSYAQDVMSINDLLAFAAGAQLVIESNAMVTVDDDLASKTGLAAGSQWLAVHGHRQAETGSTPVCVTEYYINRAFAAVGRLLQRHSGPIFPLIEDLFGVSIVEVLQEISAVATTEDVAEALQMAPGDAALQMRRTYKTSDGQVAQVTINTHPSSRYRHTMTMRRIKGRAAP, encoded by the coding sequence ATGACGGCCGAGCCCACCGACCACCGGTACCTCCAGGTGGCACGCACCCTGCGAAAGGAGATCGTCGACGGGGTGTATCCGGTGGGATCGCAACTACCCACCGAACAACAGCTGTGCGAACGGTTCGAGGTCAGCCGCTACACGATCCGTGAGGCGCTGCGCCGGCTGCGTGACGACAACCTGGTCTCGTCACGGCCCCGGGCGGGCACCCTCGTCGTCCCGCGCCCCGCGGCCAATTCCTATGCCCAGGACGTGATGTCGATCAACGACCTGCTGGCGTTCGCCGCCGGTGCGCAGCTGGTGATCGAATCCAACGCGATGGTGACCGTCGACGACGACCTCGCGTCAAAGACCGGGCTGGCGGCCGGCTCGCAGTGGCTGGCCGTGCACGGGCACCGGCAGGCCGAGACGGGCAGCACCCCGGTCTGCGTCACCGAGTACTACATCAACCGTGCATTCGCCGCGGTGGGCCGGCTGTTGCAACGGCATTCCGGGCCGATCTTCCCGCTGATCGAGGACCTCTTCGGCGTGAGCATCGTCGAAGTGCTCCAGGAGATCTCGGCGGTCGCCACCACCGAGGACGTGGCCGAGGCGCTGCAGATGGCGCCGGGCGACGCCGCGCTGCAGATGCGGCGCACATACAAGACGTCCGACGGTCAGGTGGCTCAGGTCACCATCAACACCCATCCCTCGTCGCGTTATCGGCACACGATGACCATGCGCCGCATCAAGGGCCGGGCCGCGCCGTGA